A single Triticum dicoccoides isolate Atlit2015 ecotype Zavitan chromosome 2A, WEW_v2.0, whole genome shotgun sequence DNA region contains:
- the LOC119355827 gene encoding uncharacterized protein LOC119355827 gives MADDPNQNFGPFSQPFCSQNVVSFQTSATPSGSGGSMPVYLDCSSSMGSNMGMMNTTPSVAVSTSSSNMVAESAQNLKYGGPLAESWSHLEIQVLKDCLDRYVNEHGIMKYIKIAASLPTKTVRDVAMRCQWMGNKQTTRRRRPAEHHSRKMKDRKDKMVGPSSWGTTHPVQTDTGVSSFVPHHAIQNSQYLSGASEMDRIVQLVLEENNRLLTQIDTNIQTFQAQNNTDLFNRVRRNIDGLLKIMSQMPGKMSEMPQLGVAVNENLASYLLPDLTMAQVLGNSHLKEEPRGW, from the exons ATGGCAGACGATCCTAATCAAAACTTCGGGCCGTTTTCGCAGCCGTTCTGCAGCCAGAATGTGGTTTCATTTCAAACGAGCGCGACGCCTAGCGGGTCGGGAGGCAGCATGCCGGTGTACCTAGACTGCTCCAGCAGCATGGGGTCTAACATGGGGATGATGAACACCACGCCTTCAGTAGCTGTCTCCACAAGTTCATCCAACATGGTTGCTGAATCTGCACAGAACCTCAAATATGGAGGACCCCTAGCTGAAAGCTGGTCGCATCTCGAGATCCAAGTGCTGAAAGATTGCCTAGATAG ATATGTGAATGAACATGGTATCATGAAGTACATAAAGATAGCCGCTTCCCTACCAACCAAGACGGTGAGGGATGTTGCGATGAGATGCCAATGGATGGGG AACAAACAAACTACAAGACGGCGGAGGCCTGCAGAACATCATAGCAGAAAAATGAAAGATAGAAAG GATAAAATGGTGGGGCCTTCATCCTGGGGTACCACTCATCCTGTTCAGACGGATACAGGAGTCTCTTCCTTTGTGCCGCATCATGCCATTCAAAACAGTCAATATCTATCTGGAG CCTCGGAGATGGATCGTATAGTACAGCTTGTACTGGAAGAAAATAATCGTCTTCTTACTCAGATAGACACAAATATTCAAACATTTCAG GCTCAAAATAACACCGATCTCTTCAATCGCGTGAGAAGGAACATTGATGGCCTTTTGAAAAT CATGAGCCAAATGCCTGGAAAAATGAGCGAGATGCCTCAGTTGGGAGTTGCGGTGAATGAAAACCTTGCTAGTTACTTGCTCCCAGATCTTACAATG GCACAAGTTCTTGGAAATAGCCATTTGAAGGAGGAGCCAAGAGGATGGTGA